AGCCGATAACTTGGGATCAGGTCTACTTGAGTGCCATTTGCCCCGATTTTTCTCGGTCATTGGATCAAGATGACATGAAAGTAGGCCTGATCCTGATAAGTATTCCGCTTCGAACTACTGCACTGCCTGTGCAACTATCCCTTCCACGGCTTGAAACGGCTTCTCGGCCAATCCGTGCCGCTGCATCAAGTACTCCGGGCTGTTATAGCTGATCCATACCCGTCCGACCTCGTCTTCCCATACGAGCGCCTTCAAAGGCAGATCGATCGCGAGGGAGGGATACTTCTGCATCAGAGGCGTTCCCGCTTTCGGATTGCCGAATACGAGCAGAACCATCGGCTTCATATCGAGCCCGACGGCGTTCGCAGCCGTGCGCTG
The genomic region above belongs to Nitrospirota bacterium and contains:
- a CDS encoding DUF302 domain-containing protein, whose protein sequence is MTPSRERGIVNILSRSNVAETAQKLAGIIESRGMTVFARIDQRTAANAVGLDMKPMVLLVFGNPKAGTPLMQKYPSLAIDLPLKALVWEDEVGRVWISYNSPEYLMQRHGLAEKPFQAVEGIVAQAVQ